GTCACCTTCGGAGACGACCCCGAGCTGGTCGTGGTCCGAGGCTCCGTTGGCCCACTCTGGCTTGCCGGTGAGAAGTCCGCGAAGTCCGGTCAGTGGTTCTCCGACTTCGACGCCGTGACTGCTTATGTTGAACTCCCGCAGGGTACGTTCGAAGTCGCTGGTGCGTTTTTTCAGCACACCGATGGCTTTGCGCATCTCGCCACTAAGTTCGAGATGGCGCAAGAAAAGGATGTTGTCCGCGAGATAGCTCACGCCGGTTTCGGTGGCTTTGAACTCGCCGGTCACGTTCTGGATTTCGTCCACGAGGATGACCGTGACGCCCATGTTCGTCAAGTACCGACAGAGCCGGTGAACCTTTCGCACGACCTCCTCCTGCTCGTGGTCGCGCAGCGAGAGTTCGTAGCCGTTGATGCCGTCTATCATCACGATGTCGGTCTCTCGCTCTTGCACGTCTTGCTGGACGTTGTTGGCGAACTCGACCGCGGATTGTTCGAGCGGTTCGACCTCTTGTACGTCGAGCGACCCTTCGTCCACCATCTCCTTGACCGGAATGCCGATGGACTCGCTTCGCTCGAAGAACGTCGCTTTCGACTCCTCGAACATGTAGATGACCGACCGTTCGCCGCGCCGGGCCGCCTCTTTCATGAACAGCGATCCGGCGGTGGTCTTGCCGACGCCCGTCGGACCGCTGATGACCGTGACTGTTCCACGTTCTAACCCACCGCACAGTAAGTCGTCCACTTCCGTGACGCCGGACGAAATAGTTTCGGACGGGAACTCGCGGTCGTGTTGTTTCGGTCGCAGTTCCGGATAGATAGCCATCCCCCGTCCGGGGGCGATTCGAACTGCGTGCTGTCCCGACAGCGTCGGCGACCCTCGGAACTTGGGCACGGTCAGCACTCGCGCGTCGGGCGTGTTGCGGAGGTCGATAGTCCCGTCGGTGATGTACTGGAGGTCGTCGTCGGGGTCGCGCTCGGTGTTCTGGGAGGTGAACAGCACGGTGGACCCGGCTTCTTTGAGAAACCGGGTGAGCGAGATGACCTGTTTTCGGAACTGGTACTCGTCGGGCGAGAGGTGTCGAAGCTTCGTCAGCGGGTCGATGAACACTCGGTCGGGCGAGAGTTTCTCGACCTCTTTGGTGATTCGACTGGTTATGGGGTCCTGCTCGACTTCGTTCGGTGCGAAGATGTCGTACGACTGGTCTTCTGCGAACACGTCGGAACTCGGACTCAAATCGAGGAAGTGGACGTCGTCCAGGTCGATGCCCAGCGTCGAGGCGTTCCGGCGAATGTCGTCTTCGGTCTCCTCGATGTTGACGAACAGCGACGTTTCTCCCTCGTCTATCCTGGCAGTGAGGTACTGCATCCCGAGAATGGTCTTTCCCGTTCCGGGGTCGCCCCGAATCAAGTAGCTCCGTTCGGTGATGAGACCACCGTGGAGGATAGTGTCTAAGCCTTCTGACCCCGTGGAGATACGATCCAATGAACCAGTCGTCATATCCGTTCTACTCGAACCTATCGGGATAGGCGCAATAAGCGTTATTGGCCAATAGTTGGAATATTTTGCCGATTCACTGTTCTCTAAACCAGTATTTTCCGGTGTTTCAGGCCCTGTAGCGTGTATTTATTGGTTTTTATACTATTCGGTCTCAGAGAGGGTTGCTTCACGACTCTCTGTTGCTCTGATTCTTGTGGTGCTGTCGCTCGGCGACGGGCGCCTCGCGGGAACTGCAAGAATACGGAAGAGTGGGAGTCGAACTCGACACCCTTCTGATTCCTCTCGTGTCTCACTCATTGGCGAGCGACTACAAAGTCGCTCGCCGGACGTTCGACACAGAGCGGAAGGGGCGGGAGTCGAACTGGGTCAGACGTTCCGGGCGTGCGGCCCTCCGGGCCGTTCCGGGACTGCGACTGACTTGCTCGACTCCCTTTTGATTCAGTTCGTCGTTCGTGTGTTGGCGAGCGCCGCTACGCTCCGCTCGCCGAGTACTCACGACGAACGGAAGGGGCGGGAGTCGAACCACGCGAAGCCTGTCAGGCTACCACCGACGACCGGCGGCACTCTACCACTGAGCTACCCTTCCAACCACTTCCGCTACCACCCGAAGAACCCTAATCGTTCCCCTCGCGGCAGTGCCCGCGGCTACCGTCCAACTGGTTGCTCGTGGACCGACACCTGCGTGAACACGAAGCGGGCACCGCCCGCAGCGTTCTCTTCGAGGCGGACTTCCCAGCCGTGAGCCTCCGCGATGCTTGAGACGATAGCGAGTCCGAAACCAGTGCCTTCGTCAGAGGTGGTGTACCCGTGGTCGAAGACCCGCTCGCGTAGCGACTCTGGGATACCCGGTCCGTCGTCTTGGACGTAGAACCCCGTGCCGTCGTCGAGCGCCCCCACCTCGATGGTCACGTCTTCGCTGCTGTGCCGGACCGAGTTGCGGAACAGGTTCTCCAACAACTCCCTGAAGCGCGCGTCGTCGGCGTCCACCACGAGGTCGCCGTCGAGTTCGAGCGTCGCGGTGTCTGTCTGGACCGTGGTCCACGCCGTGTTGGCCGCGTTGACGAGCGACACGCGCTCGGACTCGTCCACGAGTTGCCCGCGGCGAGCGAGTGCCAGCAAGTCTCCGACCAGTGCGTCCATCCGGTCTAGCGCCCGCGACAGCGGCGGGACGTGTTCGTTGTCGTCGTCTATCTCTTCGGCCAGCATCTCGAACCGACCGTGCGCGACGTTCAGCGGGTTGCGCAGGTCGTGAGAGACGACGCTGGCGAACTCCTCCAGTCGCTCGTTCTGGCTGGCGAGTTTGCGCTCGCGCTCTTTCTGCTCGGTGATATCGACGTAGATGGCGAACGCTTCGGTCCCGCCGTCCTCGGTCACTGGAGCCGTGTGCAACAGGAAGTCTCGAACGCCGTCGGTGGTGTTGCGGTGGACTTCCACGCCCTCGATTCGGTTGCCACGCTGGACTTCGTGGTTAAGCGAACGCCCCTCGTCGTGGCAGTCCTCGGGCAAGATGTACTCGTCCACGGAGTCGCCGACGATGTCGCTGTTGCTCCAACCGAACACTTCTTCGAACGCGGGGTTGAGCGACGCTGCGATCGGCTCACTGCCGCTCAAGTCGTAGCGCACGACGGCGTTCGGGAGGTTCTCGAACAGCGCGGCGAATCTGTCGCGCTCGGCGCGCAACTCTGTCTCCGATTGGAGTCGTGCCAGCGCTTCTTCCAGGTGTGCGGCGAGTATTTCGGCCAACTCCCGGTCGTCGTCGTCGAACGCGTTCGGTTCTTCCGAGACCGCTTGGAGGACGCCGTACTCGCCGATAGCGACCGTCAGTGCAGAGCGATACTCGCTCTCGGCAGGCACCACTGCTGTCTCCCTCACGTCGTGGACTAACGAGGAGTCGCCAGTCCGGTACGTCCGAGCGGCGAGTTTGTCGTCGGCGTCGATGTTCGTCGTGTCGTAGTAGCCGTCCGTTGGGACGCCTTTCGAGACCGCTTGCGGGACGAGTTCGCCTCCCTCGACCACATCGACCGCACAGAGGTCGAACGCCAAGGTCTCCTCTGCCGCCTCGACCGCGAGGTCGTAGATATCCTGTGCCGACGTGCAGGCCACCGCTTGGGTGGCAACGTCGTGGAGGGCTTCTATCTTCTGTTTGGTCTCGCGTACCTCGACCTGTGCGTGGTGTTGCGTGACAGCATTCTCGACGCGGTTGGCCAGCACTTCGTACTGTTCGGTCTCGGTTCCCTTCTGGAGGTAGTCGGTGACGCCTGCCGAGATAGCCTCGCTGGCTATCTCCTCGCTTCCCTTGCCCGTGAAGAGGATGAACGGGAGGTCGGGGTCTGACTGCCGGACGCCGTCGAGGAACTCCAATCCATTGGATTCGGGCATGTCGTAGTCGCTGACGACACAGTCGATCTGTTCGTCGCCAGTCACGCGGTCGAGCGCGCTAGTCGGTCCAGACTCGACTACCACCTCGATGCGGTCGTTAGCCCGCTTTAGGTACGTCGCCGCCATCTCCGCGACGACGGTGTCGTCGTCCACCAATAGAACGCGGATGGAGTTCCCCATTGGGTGGGTACGTTACCAATTCTATTATAAAAGGTCTTAGGAGTTTTACAATACCGATATCCGTGTAAAATAGGCTAAACCAGTTCTCGAACTGTAGTGTCTTAGGTGTTGACGGTTTCGATGCGGTCGCTGACGAGCAGTTGTCCCTGAGCCGTCAGCGACAAGCCCTTCTCACCCTCGTCTACGAGACCTTTGTCGTGGAGGTCGTTGAGTAGCATCGTCACGCGACTCGAATCGAAGCCGAGCATCCCTGCGAGGTCCCCACTCCCGGCACCGGAGTAGATAGCGACGAGTGCTTCGAGTTCTTCTTCGGACGCGCTCACGTCTTCGACGGACTTGGCGAGTTCGGAGTATTCCAAGCGGAGATACCGACCGAGCAAGTTCAGCTTCCGCGTGGTCTCGATGCCGAACTCGGAGGTCACAGTTTGGCCTTGGTGTGAGTGGCGAATCGCGACGACCGACCCGACTTCCCGTTCCTCTCGTTGGAAGTAAGTGACGTTGGCCAGGTGTACTTCCGTCGTACCACCCGAACCACCGAATCGGACGACGCCCGGCTTGATTCGCAACTTCGCAGTCTCGAACGACTCGTCGGTCACGCGTCCACCGATTCGTGCTGGATGTTTGATTTTCGCTCGCGTCCCGTTGAGTATCGCCTTGAACAGAATCGTCTTGAACCGACCGACCTCCTCCGAACCGGCCTCGATTACTGCGACCCGTTTCGTGCCGTCGTCTTCGTACGCGACCGAAATCGTGTCTTGGAAGAACTCTTCCATCTCACCGGGCACGTGGCCGACGGTAACGTCGAAGATGGCAGAGAGTGGGACTGTCTGTTTATCGTCTGCCATCGCTAAGACGAGGCGTTTCGGACTGAGGACGATTCGACCTCGGACGGGTTCGGGGTCGTCGAACGACCCGAGACTGAACCGTGCGACGAAGTCGGCGATTACCTTTTCGGACATGATTGTGCGGAACTCGGTGACGCCCGCGTAGCGTCCCGTCTTTCGAGAGAATTCTCGGAAGCCGTAAATATTTTTTCGGTCCGGTGAAGCTGACGGGCCAGACGATATAACTGGCTCACTGCCGTCGTTTTTGCCGAATGTCGGCAGAGTCACCCGGCGTGACGATCGACCGCCGGACGAAACTGAAAGCACTCGTGGGGTTCGTCGTCGCCGGAGTCCTCCTGTACCTCTTCGGGCGCGTCATCGGGTGGGACGAGATACTCCGAACGTTCCAAGAAGCACAGCCAGCGTGGCTTCTCGCGGCCTGCCTCTCGACGCTCGCCTCGCTGGTCATCTGGTCTAAGTCGTGGGACGTCATCCTCCACACCGTCGGCATCGACGTTCCGTTCCGGAAAATCGTCGTCACCTACCTGGCGGCAACGTTCGCCGACTACGCGACGCCGTTCGGAAAGGCCGGTGGCGGCCCGTTCATCGCGTACGTCCTCGCCGCCGACACGGACGCGAACTACCAGGACAGTCTCGCCAGCGTCGTCACTGCCGACCTACTCAATTTGCTTCCGTTCTTCACGTTCGCGGGTGTCGGCACGCTCGCGCTCCTGATTCGAGGAGAAGTTCCGCGACAGGCACGCACGCTCGTCGTCGGCCTCGGGGGCCTCGCTATCCTCGTTCCACTTTTCATCTACGCCGGATGGAAACGACGGACTCTCGTCACGCGTATCGTCGGCGGCGTCACCGAACCGCTCGCGCGCCGCACCGACCGCATCGACGCAGACGGCATCCGTGAGCGCACGGAAGAGTTCTACGGCCACGTGGACCACATCGCCGCCAGTCGCGGTCAACTCCTTCACACGCTCGTCTACGCCTACGTCGGGTGGCTCTGCTTCGCCGCGCCGCTCTACTTCGCAGCCCAGACGCTCGGCCAGAGCATCAGTCCGTTCATCGTGCTGTTCGTCGTCCCTGCCAGTTCGCTCGCGGGCATCGTCCCGACTCCCGGCGGCGTCGGTGGCGTCGAGTTCGCCTTGGTCGGCCTGCTCGTCGCGCTGACGAGTTTCTCGCCAGAACTAGCTGCGAGCGTCGCGCTGGTCTACCGTGTCGCAAGTTACTGGTTTACGCTCGCCGTCGGCGGTCTCGCCGCGTTCCCCGTGATTCGCCGGACCTGACTCTCAGACGTTCAGGAACGACCCGACGACGATGCGAGTGAACACCGCGATGCCGCTGGAAATCCACGTCAGCAGCACGAAGTGGAGGTAGGCGTTGACCTTGTGCCCACCGTCGGCGATGCGGACCATCAGCGACGACAGCACGGAGTTGAGCAGGACGATGATGATGAGCAGGTACTCGATGGTGTCGATGTCGTAGACGCTCGTGTGGATGATGGTATCGAAGTTGAACTGTCCGGTGTTCAGCCCGATGGACATGCTCGCAAGCACTGCGACGATTTCGAGACCGATGAAGAACGCGAACGTCGAAGCGGCCGTGATACCGTACAGGACACCGATGAGCGTGACCGTGGACTGCTCGCGCCGTTCGCGCAACTGGAGGACCTCGTTCATGTTGCTGGAGATGAGTTCGCCGAGTTTCTTCGGGTCGCCACCCATCTGGCGGCCCACGAGGTACATCTCGCTGAATTTCTGGATGAGGTACGACCGCGAGTCTGCCGTGAAGTGTCGCCACGCCATCGCCGGTTCGATGCGCATGTTCAGTCGCTTGTAGAGGTCGTCCACGTTCTGGGTCAGCGCACCGAACTCCTTGCCACGCAGGCTCTCTAGAACCTTCGAAGTCGTACTCTGCTTGGCCGTCTCGGTGGCTCCGAGCGCGCGGATGAAGTTAGTGAACTCGTCGTCGCGCTCTTTGATGTACTCTTCTTCTTTGCGCGCCGCGATAGCCGGGATGAGCAACGGTGTTGTCGGAATCGCGGCGTAGAACGGCATCGGAATGTCGTCGGGGTTGATGTGCGTCTGTCCCGTCAGAACGAGCAGACAGGCTATCATCGTGACGAACGTGAGAAACACGCCCAATCCCACGGAGAGGCGGACGCGCCACTCGCTCCCAGTCGTCTTCTGGGGATGGTACCACAGCGGGTCGTGTGGCGCGGTATTCCGAATCATCAACAGGAATCCCATCTGCACGAAC
The sequence above is a segment of the Halorussus halophilus genome. Coding sequences within it:
- a CDS encoding hybrid sensor histidine kinase/response regulator, translating into MGNSIRVLLVDDDTVVAEMAATYLKRANDRIEVVVESGPTSALDRVTGDEQIDCVVSDYDMPESNGLEFLDGVRQSDPDLPFILFTGKGSEEIASEAISAGVTDYLQKGTETEQYEVLANRVENAVTQHHAQVEVRETKQKIEALHDVATQAVACTSAQDIYDLAVEAAEETLAFDLCAVDVVEGGELVPQAVSKGVPTDGYYDTTNIDADDKLAARTYRTGDSSLVHDVRETAVVPAESEYRSALTVAIGEYGVLQAVSEEPNAFDDDDRELAEILAAHLEEALARLQSETELRAERDRFAALFENLPNAVVRYDLSGSEPIAASLNPAFEEVFGWSNSDIVGDSVDEYILPEDCHDEGRSLNHEVQRGNRIEGVEVHRNTTDGVRDFLLHTAPVTEDGGTEAFAIYVDITEQKERERKLASQNERLEEFASVVSHDLRNPLNVAHGRFEMLAEEIDDDNEHVPPLSRALDRMDALVGDLLALARRGQLVDESERVSLVNAANTAWTTVQTDTATLELDGDLVVDADDARFRELLENLFRNSVRHSSEDVTIEVGALDDGTGFYVQDDGPGIPESLRERVFDHGYTTSDEGTGFGLAIVSSIAEAHGWEVRLEENAAGGARFVFTQVSVHEQPVGR
- a CDS encoding CheF family chemotaxis protein — encoded protein: MSEKVIADFVARFSLGSFDDPEPVRGRIVLSPKRLVLAMADDKQTVPLSAIFDVTVGHVPGEMEEFFQDTISVAYEDDGTKRVAVIEAGSEEVGRFKTILFKAILNGTRAKIKHPARIGGRVTDESFETAKLRIKPGVVRFGGSGGTTEVHLANVTYFQREEREVGSVVAIRHSHQGQTVTSEFGIETTRKLNLLGRYLRLEYSELAKSVEDVSASEEELEALVAIYSGAGSGDLAGMLGFDSSRVTMLLNDLHDKGLVDEGEKGLSLTAQGQLLVSDRIETVNT
- the flaJ gene encoding archaellar assembly protein FlaJ, translated to MAAQEQPQGAKDLLSGFASSTIESYRQMETPVSRYVGMVVAPSILFFLITVVVFVVTDFPLMISLPIPLLGALSLVVAVVYPKLLRDQKRKEIEDNLHLFITHMTILSTANIDRVEVFRTLGEEEEYGALAEEMRRIVQLVDTWNQSLDDALRIRANKSPSKPFADFLDRLAYTINAGQEIQDFLLSEQDVVIQNYVTIYEGSLENLEVMKDLYLSMILSATFALVFATVLPILTGTDPTMTVSAVVVMFAFVQMGFLLMIRNTAPHDPLWYHPQKTTGSEWRVRLSVGLGVFLTFVTMIACLLVLTGQTHINPDDIPMPFYAAIPTTPLLIPAIAARKEEEYIKERDDEFTNFIRALGATETAKQSTTSKVLESLRGKEFGALTQNVDDLYKRLNMRIEPAMAWRHFTADSRSYLIQKFSEMYLVGRQMGGDPKKLGELISSNMNEVLQLRERREQSTVTLIGVLYGITAASTFAFFIGLEIVAVLASMSIGLNTGQFNFDTIIHTSVYDIDTIEYLLIIIVLLNSVLSSLMVRIADGGHKVNAYLHFVLLTWISSGIAVFTRIVVGSFLNV
- a CDS encoding lysylphosphatidylglycerol synthase transmembrane domain-containing protein, with product MSAESPGVTIDRRTKLKALVGFVVAGVLLYLFGRVIGWDEILRTFQEAQPAWLLAACLSTLASLVIWSKSWDVILHTVGIDVPFRKIVVTYLAATFADYATPFGKAGGGPFIAYVLAADTDANYQDSLASVVTADLLNLLPFFTFAGVGTLALLIRGEVPRQARTLVVGLGGLAILVPLFIYAGWKRRTLVTRIVGGVTEPLARRTDRIDADGIRERTEEFYGHVDHIAASRGQLLHTLVYAYVGWLCFAAPLYFAAQTLGQSISPFIVLFVVPASSLAGIVPTPGGVGGVEFALVGLLVALTSFSPELAASVALVYRVASYWFTLAVGGLAAFPVIRRT
- a CDS encoding ATPase domain-containing protein, whose amino-acid sequence is MTTGSLDRISTGSEGLDTILHGGLITERSYLIRGDPGTGKTILGMQYLTARIDEGETSLFVNIEETEDDIRRNASTLGIDLDDVHFLDLSPSSDVFAEDQSYDIFAPNEVEQDPITSRITKEVEKLSPDRVFIDPLTKLRHLSPDEYQFRKQVISLTRFLKEAGSTVLFTSQNTERDPDDDLQYITDGTIDLRNTPDARVLTVPKFRGSPTLSGQHAVRIAPGRGMAIYPELRPKQHDREFPSETISSGVTEVDDLLCGGLERGTVTVISGPTGVGKTTAGSLFMKEAARRGERSVIYMFEESKATFFERSESIGIPVKEMVDEGSLDVQEVEPLEQSAVEFANNVQQDVQERETDIVMIDGINGYELSLRDHEQEEVVRKVHRLCRYLTNMGVTVILVDEIQNVTGEFKATETGVSYLADNILFLRHLELSGEMRKAIGVLKKRTSDFERTLREFNISSHGVEVGEPLTGLRGLLTGKPEWANGASDHDQLGVVSEGDR